From one Solanum lycopersicum chromosome 12, SLM_r2.1 genomic stretch:
- the LOC101247302 gene encoding endoglucanase 6 encodes MMKVFLMLCYMSSLFLLFPNLVFGSHNYGEALSKSFLFYEAQRSGYLPRDQRVQWRGNSGLNDGKASGVDLVGGYYDAGDNVKFGLPMAFTVTMMSWSIIEYGKQMSESGELSNAIDAVKWGTDYLLKAHPEPHVLYGEVGDGTTDHYCWQRPEDMTTSRAAYRIDPSRPGSDLAGETAAAMAAASIVFQNYNPAYAEELLTHAYQLFEFADKYRGKYDSSITVAQKYYRSVSGYADELLWAAAWLYKASNKPYYLNYLGENGDALGGTGWSMTEFGWDVKYAGVQTLAAKFLMQGNAGNHAAVFEKYQEKAENFMCACLGKGNQNIHKSPGGLIFRQRWNNMQFVTSASFLATVYSDYLASAGKSLKCASGPVSSPELLDFAKSQVDYLLGDNPRATSYMVGYGNNYPRQVHHRGSSIVSVKIDPTFVSCRGGYATWFNRKANDPNLLTGAIVGGPDAYDNFADQRDNYEQTEPATYNNAPLIGVLARLHGGQSEYSQLLPVAIPQPKPDPEQKTTPAPATDIAIEQKETTSWVREGKTYYRYSAIVTNKSSKTLKNLKLSVSQLYGSLWGLSKYGDSYVFPAWINSLPTGKSLEFVYIHTANSPAVVSVSSYTLD; translated from the exons ATGATGAAAGTTTTTTTGATGCTATGTTACATGAGTAGtctatttttgttgtttcctAATTTGGTATTTGGTAGCCATAATTATGGTGAAGCACTAAGTaagagttttttattttatgaggcTCAGAGATCTGGTTATCTTCCTCGTGATCAAAGAGTTCAATGGAGGGGTAATTCTGGTCTTAATGATGGAAAAGCTAGTGGT GTGGATCTTGTTGGAGGGTATTATGATGCAGGGGATAATGTGAAATTTGGTCTACCAATGGCATTCACAGTTACTATGATGTCATGGAGCATAATTGAGTATGGGAAGCAAATGAGTGAAAGTGGAGAGCTTAGTAATGCTATTGATGCTGTTAAGTGGGGTACTGATTATCTACTTAAAGCTCATCCTGAACCACATGTCCTATATGGAGAG GTTGGAGATGGTACCACAGATCATTACTGTTGGCAAAGACCAGAGGATATGACCACTTCAAGAGCTGCTTACAGGATCGATCCAAGTCGACCTGGATCTGATCTAGCGGGGGAGACAGCAGCCGCTATGGCTGCTGCCTCCATAGTCTTTCAGAACTACAACCCTGCCTATGCCGAGGAGCTTCTAACTCATGCATATCAG TTATTCGAGTTTGCGGACAAATACAGAGGCAAGTATGATAGCAGTATTACTGTGGCCCAGAAGTACTATCGATCTGTTAGTGGATACGCG GACGAATTACTGTGGGCCGCTGCTTGGCTGTACAAGGCATCTAACAAGCCATATTACTTGAATTACCTAGGGGAGAACGGCGATGCACTTGGTGGAACCGGTTGGTCCATGACCGAATTTGGTTGGGACGTCAAGTATGCTGGTGTCCAGACTCTTGCTGCTAAG TTCCTGATGCAAGGAAATGCTGGTAACCATGCTGCTGTGTTTGAGAAGTACCAAGAAAAGGCTGAGAATTTTATGTGTGCATGTCTCGGAAAGGGTAACCAAAACATCCACAAGAGTCCAGGAGGTCTCATTTTCAGGCAAAGATGGAACAACATGCAATTTGTCACAAGTGCTTCATTCCTTGCAACTGTTTACTCTGACTATTTGGCATCTGCTGGAAAATCCCTCAAGTGTGCATCCGGTCCTGTATCATCACCCGAGCTCCTGGACTTTGCCAAGTCACAG GTTGACTATCTACTTGGAGATAATCCAAGAGCGACAAGTTACATGGTGGGATACGGTAACAATTACCCGAGACAAGTTCACCACAGAGGTTCCTCGATCGTATCTGTAAAGATTGATCCTACTTTTGTTAGCTGCCGTGGAGGTTATGCTACCTGGTTTAACAGAAAGGCGAATGATCCCAATCTTCTAACCGGAGCCATTGTTGGGGGACCAGATGCCTATGACAACTTTGCTGATCAAAGAGACAACTATGAGCAAACCGAACCAGCTACTTATAACAATGCTCCCTTAATTGGTGTGTTAGCTAGACTTCATGGTGGTCAAAGTGAATATAGTCAGCTCCTTCCAG TTGCTATTCCTCAGCCAAAACCAGATCCAGAGCAAAAAACAACTCCAGCCCCAG CTACTGATATTGCTATTGAGCAAAAGGAAACAACTTCATGGGTACGCGAGGGGAAAACTTACTACAGATACTCAGCAATAGTAACTAACAAGTCTTCTAAGACATTGAAGAACTTGAAGCTTTCAGTATCCCAGCTTTATGGTTCGCTCTGGGGTCTTTCAAAGTACGGTGACTCCTACGTGTTTCCAGCCTGGATCAACTCGTTACCAACTGGAAAAAGCCTCGAGTTTGTTTACATTCACACTGCTAATTCTCCTGCAGTGGTCTCAGTATCAAGCTACACTCTTGACTAA